The Aureitalea marina genome includes a window with the following:
- a CDS encoding O-antigen ligase family protein produces the protein MNQIEENTFLTRSLFGAFIATILIFFLGDVGRNLAMSDESSFIRYTAISKGLVLAIYVVVFSLNFKFYRSDKRARNWSLALVILLSCFLLAQLLGDFEDNKLEGIKKNLVYVSRFLYMPVTFLLFYPLLTRTDKTWKLFRLFEIFFFINCALIVLGAIFDIAAFRTYDIFTRFGYMGIYNSNNQASYYFILMMIFYYYQVSQGSKPYKLIAVILCSLLLGTKKIYLFLPLLFAYNFFRYRRYRNKWLVISMLSLIGLLFLLRDKVLAFLEEYFNALVVLQRKKGWLSMLSSTRDAELKATYENVVVAKWEWYNYLIGGADFYNNRSEMELFDIFFFFGLFGLLVYAWFIRDIMNYFRNLNYLWVMLGFLLFIAALASGFLVSANQPIVWLLVYSLIAFGSKKVSSSAV, from the coding sequence GTGAATCAGATAGAAGAAAATACCTTCCTGACACGCTCCCTATTCGGCGCTTTTATAGCCACTATTCTGATCTTTTTTCTGGGCGATGTAGGCCGGAACCTGGCCATGTCGGACGAAAGCTCTTTTATCCGATATACGGCGATCTCCAAAGGTTTGGTGTTGGCCATTTACGTGGTCGTTTTCTCCTTGAATTTTAAATTCTATCGTTCGGATAAGCGAGCCAGGAATTGGTCCCTGGCATTGGTGATACTGCTCTCTTGTTTTCTATTGGCCCAACTGCTTGGTGACTTCGAAGACAATAAATTGGAAGGGATCAAGAAGAATCTGGTCTATGTTTCCCGTTTCCTGTACATGCCCGTTACCTTTCTCTTATTCTACCCTTTGTTGACCAGGACTGACAAGACTTGGAAACTATTCCGTCTGTTCGAGATATTCTTCTTTATTAACTGTGCCCTTATTGTTCTGGGCGCCATCTTCGATATAGCTGCATTCAGGACTTACGACATATTTACTCGCTTTGGGTATATGGGAATTTACAATTCCAACAATCAGGCCAGCTATTATTTCATCCTGATGATGATATTCTACTACTATCAGGTCAGCCAGGGATCAAAGCCTTATAAACTGATAGCGGTGATCTTGTGTTCCCTGCTTCTAGGTACCAAGAAGATCTATTTGTTCCTGCCCTTGCTATTTGCCTATAATTTTTTCCGATATAGGCGCTATCGTAACAAATGGCTGGTCATCTCTATGCTCTCCCTGATCGGTTTACTTTTTTTGCTCCGAGACAAGGTCCTTGCCTTTCTTGAGGAGTATTTCAATGCCTTGGTCGTGCTGCAGAGAAAGAAAGGTTGGTTATCTATGCTATCCAGTACCAGGGACGCAGAATTAAAGGCTACGTATGAGAACGTAGTGGTTGCCAAGTGGGAATGGTATAATTATCTCATAGGTGGGGCCGACTTTTACAACAATCGCTCTGAAATGGAATTGTTCGACATATTTTTCTTCTTTGGCTTATTCGGACTCTTGGTCTACGCCTGGTTTATCAGGGATATCATGAATTATTTCCGCAACCTGAACTATTTGTGGGTTATGCTTGGTTTTCTACTTTTTATCGCCGCCCTGGCTTCTGGTTTTCTGGTTAGTGCAAATCAACCTATTGTCTGGTTACTTGTATATTCTCTTATAGCTTTCGGCTCAAAAAAAGTATCTTCGTCT